In Lujinxingia sediminis, the sequence TGGGCGTCGCGTTGGTCGTGGTTGCGGCGGTGGTGGTGGCGAGTGCGCTTGTCTGGGTAGCGCAGCGCGAAGATGTTATCGCGGTGAGTGGGCCTCCGCTGGCCATGGGCTGGGCGCCCACGGTGGATCCGAGCGTGTTGCAGGCGGAGCTTGCGCCTTTGCATCGGGAGCTTGAGCGAGCGACCGGTAGGCCGGTGCCACTGGTGATCACCCGTGACTATGCCGACCTTGCTGAGCGGCTGACGCGCGGAGAGATCGCCGCGGCGGTCTTGCCTCCGATGCTTTACGTCGAGACCCAGCGCCGTGAGCCCGGTATCGAGCTGCTTGCGCTCAAGGAGTTTGATGGGGGGACGTCTTCCGATGCGCTTTTGCTGGTGAGGATGAACGCTCAGATCACGAAAGTCGCAGATCTCGAAGGCAAGACGTTTTGCCTGGTGGACCGCTTCTCAACATCCGGGAACTTTTTGCCGCGGCAGTACCTTCGCGAACAGGGGTACGAGCCGGACCGCTTTATCGGGCAGATTCACTGGAGCGGTGACCACTTCCAGGGGATGCGTGATCTGATCGAAGGCACGTGCGACGCGGCGGCGACGTACTCCGGTGCGTTTTTGTCGGGGGCGGAGTATGAGATCCCGACCGGGCAGATTCGCACCCTGGCGATCACCGGACATATCCCACAAGATACGGTCGTGGCCGGGGCGCATGTGTCGGAGGACGATGCGGAACTTTTACGGCGCAGCCTGCTCGACTTCGATCCGCGTCAGGCTCTGGGGGTAAGCCAGCTCGGAGATAACCAGCGCATCACGGGATTCTCGCCAGCGAGCGATGAGGCATTTGAGAGCCTGCGCGAAGTGATTGAGGCCGAACGCCTGGATGGGGAGAGCGCGTCGGGAGATGCGGGCCTCTGAGCCCGAGGTGCATCGGATTGCGAAAGCGTTGAGGCAGAAGAAAGCCCCGCAGCGCACAGCGCTGCGGGGCTTTGTGTTCGGGGGAGGACGCGTCACGTTCAGTGGGCGTCAGCCTCAAACGTGACCACCGGCATACGTGCGATGGATTGAGGCTCGAAGTGGGCGGTGGGCGTCTGGTCGCGGTTGTCGCGTCGGGCTTCATCGGGGACGCGCCCGCTGAGGTAGGTGCTGATTTCGCCGAGCTCCACGACACCGTCGCCGTTGGCGTCGGCCTGGCCGCTGAGTCCTTCGATTAAGAAGTACGAGAAGAGGCCGTGCTCGGTGCCACTCATCGTGCCGGTGACCTCGTCGGCGGCCGCGGCGCTGAGTAGGGCGAAGCGTGCAGGCTGGTCGTCGCGCGCCGGGATCTCAAGATCTTTGACTGGAACGAGGGGACGGGTGCCTTCGGCGAGCACGCTGCGGCCGCCGGAGCCCGAGAAGCAGGAGTCGAGCATGACGATGACTTCTGAGGCGGAGAGTTCACGAAGTTGGGAGGTGAGCTCATCGATGCCCATGCCCTGGCGGTTGATAAAACGCGGGTCGCCATCCCAGGGGACGAGGTAGGCGTCGCCGGTCTGAGGGTCGGGGGCACCGTGGCCGGCAAAGAAGACGTAGACGCGCCCGGTGCTTTTGGCGTTTTTGGGGAGCCATTCCTGGAAGTAGGCCTCCAGGGAGGAGCGGGTGGCCTGATCGTCGAGGAGGGTGATGATGTTGCGACGCGGTAAACCCAGATGGGTTTCGGCCAGGTCGGCAAACGCGCGTGCGTCAGCGCGGGCGCCGGTCGAAGAGGGCAGGCCACCGCGGTAGTCTTCGACGCCGATGACCAGGGCGATGTCGTCGGGGCGGGTAACCACCGAGGGGGCATTGCTGCCCGGGCGCTCCGGGCGGGGGTTGGGCGAGTCGGGCTGTGCGATGTCGCGCTGAGCGCTGAGCGAGAGCAGCGCGCGGGCGGCGGCGTCGCGCACCTGGTCGTTGGCATCGTTTTGAGAGACGTTCTCCAGGGCCAGAAGCACGCGAGCCTCGGGCACGGCGATGTTGCGCAGCGCATCAATGGCAGCGCGACGCACCGTGGGGAACTCTGAGCCGAGCGCGGAGACGAGGGTGGGAAGCCCGGAGGCGCCTTCGGTACCCAGCGCGCCCAGCCCCAGGGAGGCGGCGTAGGGGTTGACCTTTGCGAGCTCCGGAACGCTGGCCGCGCCAACTTTGGCGGCGGTGTTGATCAGCGGATCGCAGCTGGTGGAGTGCACCCAGTCGTCGTCGCCCTCGGCGATGCCCTCTTCCACTCTGCAGTCGGAGGCGTAGATGCGGATGAGCTCGGGCATCACCGGGGCGATGGTCTCGGCGTCGGCATTGGCCAGGTGGTAGGCGGCGTAGTGGCCGTCGTAGCCACCGGCTTTGACGAGCTCGACCATGCGAGCCTGACCTTCGGGGGTGTAGAGGGCCTGACGATCTTCAAAGCCCTGCTTGGCGTGCCAGGGGGTGCAGGCGCTGAGCGCGATGCTCAGGCCTGCGCCCAGTGCCAGCCCCGTGAACATGCGGGAGGATGGCTTCATTACTCAACCTCCTCGGCATCGGCCGGCGCCTCGGAGGTGTCCTGCGCGCTCTCTTCGGAGGTGGTATCCTCCTCTTCGGCGAGCTCGTCTTCGATGGCTTTGATCTCCTCGTCGCCGGTCTGTTCGGCGATGGACTCGACCATCTCGCGGCGTGCTTTTTCTTCTTCGCTGTAGGGGAAGAAGGCCAGGACGCGGGCGATGTAGGTCGGGCCCTCAGGGCTATCGACGCTCTCAGCCGGGCAGTAGCGTTCGTCTTTGACA encodes:
- a CDS encoding caspase family protein, translating into MKPSSRMFTGLALGAGLSIALSACTPWHAKQGFEDRQALYTPEGQARMVELVKAGGYDGHYAAYHLANADAETIAPVMPELIRIYASDCRVEEGIAEGDDDWVHSTSCDPLINTAAKVGAASVPELAKVNPYAASLGLGALGTEGASGLPTLVSALGSEFPTVRRAAIDALRNIAVPEARVLLALENVSQNDANDQVRDAAARALLSLSAQRDIAQPDSPNPRPERPGSNAPSVVTRPDDIALVIGVEDYRGGLPSSTGARADARAFADLAETHLGLPRRNIITLLDDQATRSSLEAYFQEWLPKNAKSTGRVYVFFAGHGAPDPQTGDAYLVPWDGDPRFINRQGMGIDELTSQLRELSASEVIVMLDSCFSGSGGRSVLAEGTRPLVPVKDLEIPARDDQPARFALLSAAAADEVTGTMSGTEHGLFSYFLIEGLSGQADANGDGVVELGEISTYLSGRVPDEARRDNRDQTPTAHFEPQSIARMPVVTFEADAH